Proteins co-encoded in one Methanosarcinales archaeon genomic window:
- a CDS encoding DUF460 domain-containing protein, translating into MVQDKIIFGIDISKGSSRGKEKPSYAVTVHSSGRVEHHRMVSLYKLIRMIWEQKPHILAVDNIHELACDRRDLISFMRKLPQKTRLVQVTGGEHQKPLTGLARSRGISFDRFDPIQEADVCAQLALLGVGDIVSVFEDKTFIKVSRARSLGRGGWSQNRYSRKVHGYVRQKTREIEDILKELKQEKGINYSSKNAKGFGGYKRGEFVVDAPHTNIPLSSSKFGDIQVKVLPIERDAIHFTPLKDQKRKIVIVGIDPGTTTGLALLDLDGTLIKLQSSREMSVSDVIEMIALYGRPLIVATDVKPIPGTVEKIRRSFNAISGEPDTSLAIEEKKELAKPYGYKNDHERDALAAAAHMFRKFMNKFDQIRKKLPPGIDVDEVIALVMKGDTIDSAIAKLTGRKVMPEVQPDKETSFEPDEKFVELTETIKRQQETIDILRTYLEEMKSEIKKQAHHISNQEKKIQNLKAKTYSKLRKSKEMRIREEKISILEKAIKAKDMECTKLAGLVEELKRVRTLEISGRTIPVKVVPAFTKEALAIVKGQYGLKPGDVLFFKDASGSGPATVDILVDVGIRAVIFRGEMAHIAIDEFYKKELPFFEVRSVPVHYVDDFGVVDPEELETCEARFKEELTSRRIKEKEQWLNSLLEEYKSERRRA; encoded by the coding sequence CCTGGCCGTGGATAATATACACGAACTTGCCTGCGACCGCCGTGATCTCATCTCTTTTATGAGGAAACTACCCCAAAAAACCAGATTGGTACAAGTAACTGGGGGTGAACATCAAAAACCGCTAACCGGTCTTGCACGCAGCAGGGGTATATCATTTGACAGGTTCGATCCCATCCAGGAGGCTGATGTATGTGCGCAGCTGGCATTACTGGGTGTAGGTGATATAGTCTCGGTTTTTGAAGATAAGACCTTTATCAAAGTAAGCCGGGCCCGTTCTCTTGGCAGGGGCGGTTGGAGTCAGAACCGCTACAGTCGTAAGGTGCACGGATATGTAAGACAAAAGACCAGGGAGATCGAAGATATCCTGAAAGAGTTGAAACAAGAAAAAGGGATCAATTATTCATCTAAAAATGCAAAAGGATTTGGCGGGTATAAGCGAGGTGAATTCGTGGTGGATGCCCCCCATACTAATATTCCTTTATCGTCTTCGAAATTCGGTGATATCCAGGTCAAAGTGCTGCCAATCGAACGTGACGCCATACATTTTACACCATTGAAAGATCAAAAACGAAAAATTGTAATTGTAGGGATAGATCCCGGTACTACCACCGGGCTGGCACTACTTGACCTGGATGGGACACTGATCAAACTACAAAGCAGCAGGGAAATGTCAGTGTCTGATGTAATCGAAATGATCGCCCTATACGGCAGGCCTTTGATAGTGGCCACAGATGTAAAACCCATCCCGGGTACTGTAGAAAAGATTCGACGCTCATTCAATGCAATTTCCGGTGAACCTGACACATCATTAGCAATTGAAGAAAAGAAAGAACTGGCAAAACCGTATGGATATAAAAACGACCATGAACGTGATGCTTTAGCAGCTGCAGCCCATATGTTTCGAAAGTTTATGAATAAATTTGACCAGATTCGCAAAAAATTACCCCCCGGAATTGATGTGGATGAGGTCATAGCCCTGGTAATGAAAGGGGATACAATAGATAGTGCAATTGCCAAATTAACAGGCCGAAAAGTTATGCCTGAGGTTCAGCCGGACAAGGAGACAAGTTTTGAACCTGATGAGAAGTTCGTCGAGCTGACTGAAACTATCAAACGTCAACAAGAGACGATTGATATTTTGAGGACATATCTGGAAGAAATGAAATCAGAGATCAAAAAACAGGCCCACCATATTTCAAACCAGGAAAAAAAGATTCAAAATCTTAAAGCTAAGACCTATTCCAAGCTAAGAAAATCCAAAGAGATGCGTATACGTGAAGAAAAAATAAGCATACTTGAAAAAGCTATTAAAGCAAAGGACATGGAATGTACCAAGCTGGCAGGATTGGTCGAAGAACTAAAACGGGTCAGAACACTTGAGATCAGTGGTCGAACAATACCTGTAAAAGTGGTTCCTGCATTTACCAAAGAAGCACTTGCTATCGTAAAAGGACAATATGGTTTAAAACCAGGAGATGTACTGTTCTTCAAGGATGCCAGTGGAAGCGGACCCGCAACCGTGGACATTCTCGTAGATGTCGGTATCAGGGCAGTCATCTTCAGGGGTGAGATGGCACACATTGCCATTGATGAGTTCTATAAAAAGGAACTGCCGTTCTTTGAAGTGAGATCAGTGCCTGTCCATTATGTGGATGATTTCGGTGTAGTGGACCCAGAGGAATTAGAAACCTGTGAAGCTCGTTTTAAAGAAGAACTTACATCAAGAAGAATTAAAGAAAAGGAACAGTGGCTTAACAGCCTGCTAGAAGAATATAAAAGTGAACGGCGGCGTGCATAA